From the Deinococcus ruber genome, the window ATCGAGCCGCAACGCTTCGAGGTACTCGGCGTAGTCCTGGCGAATCTGCCGGGTGTCTCTGCCGCTCAACACGCCCACGTCAATCTCGCGCAGACCCGCATCGATCTGCACCTTCGGCGCTGATTCCAGGCGCTCGGCCACCACGGTGGCGGTTTCCAGCGCCCGCGAGAGGTCGCTGGAGTACACCGCCGCGAAGGTCTGCCCCACCAGCCGCTCGGCCAGCATCGACGCCTGAAGGCGACCTTCCAGGCTCAGCGGTACGTCGGTCTGACCCTGATAGCGGCCCAGCACATTCCAGGTACTCTCGCCGTGCCGCACCACCCAGAACTCGGTGCTGGTGCTGCGGTCGGGCGCACTGAAGCCGGTGGGCAGCTTGACCGCCTGAATCGCGGGCGCACGCTCTGGACTGGAAGTGCTGTCGTCGCCTCCGCTCATAGACCCCCGCTCAGCTGCACGCCCTGGCCGGGCACCATCTGCCCGAGTTGCCAGGGCTGCTCGCCCGCTGCCCGCAGCGCTTCCAGAGCGGGCGCAAGCTGCGCGGCAGGCACCATGAACAGAAAGCCCACGCCCATGTTCAGCGCGTGGAAGGCGTCGTGCTGGCTTACCTGCCCGCGCTCCACGATCAGCCGGAACAGCGGCGGCAGCGTCCAACTTTCCACATCGACCTGCATGCCCAGGCCGTCCGGGAAGATGCGCGGCGGATTGTCGATCAGGCCGCCCCCAGTGATATGCGCCATGCCCCGAATGTCCAGGCCCGCGCTCAGCAGCGCTTCGAAGGCCGCCAGATACGAGCGGTGCGGCGTCAGCAGTGCGTCTTGCAGGCTGCCGCCCAGGTCGGGGCGTACTTCCTGCCAGTCCAACCCCTCCAGCACCCGGCGGGCCAGACTGTATCCGTTGGTGTGCAGGCCAGTGCTCGGCAGCGCGATCACGGCGTCGCCCGCTTCCAGCCGCTCACCCGTGACCAGCGCGGGGCGGTCTACCACGCCCACCAGCGTTCCCACGATGTCCAGTTCACCCTCGACATACACACCCGGCATCTCGGCAGTTTCGCCGCCCAGCAGCGCCGCGCCCACGCCCTCACAGGCCAGAGCAGCGCCTTTTACGAACTCGGCCACCGCTTCGGGAATGAGCTTGCTCATGGCGATGTAATCGAGGAAAAACAGCGGCCTGGCTCCCTGAACGAGCAGATCGTTGGTGCAGTGGTTGACGATATCGTGGCCCAGACCGCCGTATACCCCGGCGAGGGCCGCCACCTTGGTCTTGGTGCCCACGCCGTCGGTCGAGGCCACCAGCACCGGGTCTTGCAGGCCCGCGAAGCCGGGGCGGAACAGCCCGCCGAAGCCCCCCAGGCCGCTCAGAACCTGTCCTCGCAGGCCGGGTGCGTGCTGACTGCGTGCCACCGCGTCCTTCATCAGCGCGACGGCGCGGTGTCCAGCTTCGATGTCCACGCCTGACTGCTGATAGGCGCTCTGTTGTGCGGGGGAAGGATCGTTTGCCATGCGTCTGGCGATCAGTGTAGCAGGGCGAGCAGACGGAGCAGCGCCGAAAACGCGGAAATTCAGCGGTAGAGGCGA encodes:
- a CDS encoding histidine phosphatase family protein yields the protein MSGGDDSTSSPERAPAIQAVKLPTGFSAPDRSTSTEFWVVRHGESTWNVLGRYQGQTDVPLSLEGRLQASMLAERLVGQTFAAVYSSDLSRALETATVVAERLESAPKVQIDAGLREIDVGVLSGRDTRQIRQDYAEYLEALRLDPWATRRPGGESMEDLFARAGASFQAMRERHPGQRVLVFTHGGVVRVAVGLALGGVPQNAWARLSVTNTSVTRVLLSPEGGTLLGFNDAAHLELLNQATEADDVLGPDVQGGEGTGQAS
- the purM gene encoding phosphoribosylformylglycinamidine cyclo-ligase yields the protein MANDPSPAQQSAYQQSGVDIEAGHRAVALMKDAVARSQHAPGLRGQVLSGLGGFGGLFRPGFAGLQDPVLVASTDGVGTKTKVAALAGVYGGLGHDIVNHCTNDLLVQGARPLFFLDYIAMSKLIPEAVAEFVKGAALACEGVGAALLGGETAEMPGVYVEGELDIVGTLVGVVDRPALVTGERLEAGDAVIALPSTGLHTNGYSLARRVLEGLDWQEVRPDLGGSLQDALLTPHRSYLAAFEALLSAGLDIRGMAHITGGGLIDNPPRIFPDGLGMQVDVESWTLPPLFRLIVERGQVSQHDAFHALNMGVGFLFMVPAAQLAPALEALRAAGEQPWQLGQMVPGQGVQLSGGL